In the Sulfurovum sp. UBA12169 genome, GGATGCATCAGGTTGGCCAAGCCGATAGAGTTGCTAAAAACATTTTCTACGTTTAACACCAATGTGGATTTCGATAAGTCTCAAGAGACGCTAAAAGGCAAAAACATGACTTATTTGAATCTTGACAACAGTGTTCCTATAGATGTTGTTTATTTAACTGCATGGATTGACCATGACGGCAAGCTTCAGTTTAGAGATGATATATATGGATATGATGAAATGCAACTAAAATCGTATAGAAGTTGGTAAATAAGACTATTTTAATCTTATTTGGATAGTTTTTTGATACAATCGCTAAAATTGACATTGCTTTAAAGGAAAAGAGTATGGAAAAATTACACTACATTAAAGACGAGATGCTTGTGCATATTCCCATGTGTACGCATGCCCAGCCTAAAAATATTTTGATTATCGGAGGGTGCGATAAGATTAAAAATGAGGTAGAAAAACATAAAGGTTTGGAAGACATTCTTATCGTCAGAGAAAATATTGCTGATCAAATGACAAGATTGAGCGAACATTTTTTTGATGTAGCTATTGTTGCGGATGAAAATTTTAAAACAGACAGAGTTTTTTGGGGTCTGTTGCATAAAGCACTTCATCCAAAAGGTGTAGTTTCTGCAGTTGCGAGCACCATGCTTGTGCAGGAAGAAGTTTTTGAGAAAGAGCTCAAAACAGTTGGCGAACTTTTTAAGATTGTCATGCCTTACCGCTATGAAGGGGTGACAGAAAACGGACAATTGGTGTGTAAAAATCTTTTGCTTGCAAGCAAAGCATATCATCCTACTGCGGATATTAATCTTCAAAGGGCAGATTTGACAGACGGACTGAATTATTACAATTCAGATATTGCAATCGGTGCATTTCAAACTCCCACGATAAGCAAAAAGAGATTCGCAGGGTTGATTAAATTCTAATATGTCATTTAAATACGCCATTGCACTGACAGGAGGAATTGCTACAGGAAAGAGTTCGGCAACCATTATCCTTTCTTTATATGGATTTCGTTTTATCGATGCAGATAAGATAGCACATCAAATATTGGATGAACAGCATATGACAATTGCAGAGATGTTTGGGAGCGATCTGGTTTTAGACAATAAGGTGGACAGGAAGAGTCTGGGAGGCATAGTATTTGCAGACAGTACGAAACGTAAAATACTCGAGTCTTTCTTGCATCCCCTTATTTATAATGAGATAGAACGGCAAGCGCATATGGAAGAGCAATTCCAAAAGCCCTACATCATAGATATTCCGCTTTTTTTTGAAGGCGGCCGTTATCCTATAGAAAAATCTCTTGTAGTTTACACAACAAGAGAGCAGCAATTGCAGAGATTAATGCAAAGAGATAAATATAATCAAACAGAAGCAAGCAATCGCATAGATTCTCAAATGAGCATAGAAGAGAAACGCAAAAAAGCCACGTATATTATTGACAACAGTGGCGGCTTGAAGCAATTGCAGCATGAGTGTGAACGCGCCAAAGAAGCCATTTTAAAGGATTTTTTATGACAGTGACAAAATATTCAGGTAACGGCAATGATTTTATTATTTTTATAGCACAGGAAAAAGCAGACAGAAGCCAATTAGCCAAAAAACTATGTCATAGGCAAAACGGTGTGGGAGCAGACGGAATGGTTGTTGTGCTGCCTCATCCTGAATATGATTTTGAGTGGGAATTTTATAATGCAGACGGAAGTCATGCCGACATGTGCGGAAATGCTTCCCGCTGTGTAGCGCATTTTGCACACGAAAAAGGTATTTCTAAAGACAATAAAGCCGAATTTTTAACCGGAGCAGGGGTTATACGTGCCACAATCAATGGGCTTTATGTGGTGAGCGACATGGTTGAGCCTCAAATACTCCGAGAAGACATTTTTGAGTATGGTGAAATGTGGTGGCTAATCAATTCGGGGGTGCCTCATTTGGTTGCAGTGCGTGAAAATATTGATGCTTTTGATTTGGAACAGGCAAGAATTTTACGTCAAAAATATAATTGTAATGTTAATATCTGCAAAATAGACGGAGATACGATGCATGTGCGCACCTATGAGCGAGGCGTAGAGGATGAGACTTTAGCTTGCGGGACAGGGATGGTTGCTTGTTTTATACGAAATCATAAAGAAGGCAAGGCACCTGATCAAATAAAGGTGCATCCAAAAAGCGGTGATGAGCTTTATGTGAGTTATGAAGACGGAGTTTATCGTTTTGGGGGAAAGGTGACAAAAACATTTGTCGCAGAGACCTTGATATGAGACAATGATTATATTTGAAAAATAGGGCAAAAATGAAAAAAATATTTATTGTTTTAATTGTTGCAACCATAGGTTTGTTTTCCGGGGACTTTGAACAGGCAGTTTCAGACTATGAAAAAGGAAACATCATTAAGGCCCTGAATGCTTTTTTTGTTTTGGCTAAACAAGGAGATGCCAAAGCTCAATATAATGTAGGTCTGATTTATGCCAATGGCAAAGGAGTAAAATCAGATCTTTCTCAGGCGATAAGATGGTATGAGAAATCAGCTCTACAGGGCAATGCATCGGCGCAATACAATCTTGCACAACTCTATCATGAGCGAATAATAAATGATGCCCATGCGGCTGAAAAAGCAAAATATTGGTATGAAAAAGCGGTCGAAGGAGGGCTCAGGGAAGCTTATAATAATCTCGCTTCATTTTATTTGGAAGGCATAGGCGTAAAAAAAGATTCTCAAAAAGCATTTGAGCTTTTCCAGAAAGGTGCGCAAATGGGGGACGGCAGTGCACAAATCAACGTTGCCATTATGTATGCATGGGGAGAGGGCATGGCGCATGATAAGATGAAAGCGTATGAAAATCTTAAAAAGGCGTTAGAAACAGGAAAAAGCGAGGCCGGCGAATATCTAGATAAGCTTTGCAAGGAGAGTGCTTGGGTGTGCAAAAATTAAGGATATCTTTGGCATAATGCCATCCTGTATTTTGATCGCGTAGCTCAGTCGGTAGAGCACTACCTTGACATGGTAGGGGTCGTTGGTTCGAGTCCAATCGTGATCACCACTTCATTTAATTTATTTCTATCAAACTTTTAGCTATAATTACCCCATTTTGAAACATTATGTTAAAAACAAATATGATAAAAGGTTTATTTTGAGCGAAAATATTATCGGTTACATTGATAACCAGGGTAACATTATAGATACACAAACCGCGCAAGGATCATGCAAGGCAATCCCCATAGAATTTGACAACAGCCAAAAGGCACTTGAGATCATTCGACATTCAACCGCACATCTTATGGCACAAGCAATCGCTGAACTTTATCCTAATTCCCAATTTTTTGTGGGACCTGTGGTGGATGAAGGATTTTACTATGATTTTAGGGTCACCGAAAAGATAGGGGAAGAAGATCTTAAGAATATTGAAAAAAAGATGAAAGAACTCATCAAGAAAAAATACAGTATCGAAAAATATACAATAAGCAAAGAAGAGGCACTTGAAAAGTTTGCGAATGATGATCTTAAACTAGCGGTGTTTTCTCGCATTACAGATGATACGGTAAGCATCTACAAACAGGGAGAATTTGAGGATCTTTGCAGGGGACCGCATGTTCCTTCATTAAGATTTCTTAACAATTTTAAACTGACCCGCGTTGCTGGAGCATATCTTGGCGGGAATGAAAAGGCAGAGATGCTAACACGTATCTATGGAATTGCTTTTGCGGATAAAGAATCTCTTAATGCCCATTTGACTATGCTTGAAGAGGCAAAAAAGCGTGATCATCGCAAAATCGGCACAGAAATGGAACTTTTCATGTTTAATGACGAAGCAGGCGCAGGATTGCCGTTTTGGATGCCACAAGGTGCAAAGTTGAGAGTAAAATTGGAGGAGATCCTTCATAAGGCGCACCGCATCAGGGGTTATCAGCCAGTACGCGGTCCTGAGATACTCAAATCTGATATGTGGAGAACATCAGGCCATTATGCTTGTTATGGTGAAAACATGTATTTGACAAACATTGATGAACAAGAATACGGCATTAAACCGATGAACTGTATCGGACATATTCAGATCTTTAAGCAGACGCAAAAAAGCTATCGTGATCTTCCACTAAAATTTTATGAGTATGGCGTTGTGCACAGACATGAAAAATCAGGGGTATTGCATGGTTTGCTCAGAGTTCGTGAATTTACACAAGATGATGCACATATTTTCTGCACACCGGAGCAGATTAGCACGGTAGTCCTTGATGTGGTAGAGTTTGTGGATGCCGTCATGAAACTGTTCGGATTTAATTACACGATGGAAGTTGCAACAAAACCAGATAAGGCTATTGGGGAAGATAGCGTTTGGGAATTAGCAACGCAAGGTTTGAAAGATGCTCTTGACGGGAACAGTTTGCCTTATACGATAGATGAGGGCGGCGGCGCATTTTATGGCCCAAAAATAGACGTGAAGATTACTGATGCACTCGGTCGAAAATGGCAGTGCGGAACGATTCAGGTTGATTTTAATTTGCCGCAACGTTTTGATGTAGAGTATGTTGCGGAGGACAATACCAGAAGGCAGCCGGTAATGATACACCGAGCAATCCTTGGTTCATTTGAAAGATTCATTGCTATCTTGACTGAACATTATGCCGGAGAATTCCCATTTTTTCTTGCGCCAACACAAGTAATATTTGTACCGATTGCGCAAAGTCATGTTGCCTATGCAAATACTCTTAGACAGGCACTTATGCTAGAAGGAATAGATGCGGAAGTATCTGATAAAAATGATTCGCTCAATAAACGTATTCGTACCGCAGAAAAGCAAAGAGTGCCATATGTGGTAGTTATTGGCGATGAAGAAGTAAGCACGCAAACGGTTGCAATACGCGACAGAAGAGCCAAAGAACAATATAATCTTACACAAGACGAATTTATGGTAAAATTAATACAACAACTTCAAGAAGGTAAAATTTGAGCAAACAAAACGATAGAAACAGGGGTAGAAAAAAAGGCGATGACGTCATTATGAATGACGAAATCAGGGCGACTGAGCTTAGAGTACTGGGTGATGATGGCGAACAATACGGGATCATTCCTAAGGCCGAAGCGCTTAGTATCGCTGAAGCCAAAGGATTGGACTTGGTGCTTGTTTCTCCAGATGCCCAACCTCCTGTTGCTAAAGTGATGGACTACGGAAAGCATAAGTATGAAGTCGAAAAAAAGAAAAAAGAGGCCAAAAAAAACCAAAAGAAAATTGAAGTTAAAGAGGTCAAATTTTCTTGCAAAATAGCAGAAAACGATATCAACTACAAAGTCAAACATGCCAGGGAATTTCTGGAAGACGGTAAGCATGTGAAGCTTCGTGTATTTTTGCGAGGACGAGAAATGGCAAATCCAGAGTGGGGCATTGAGGTGTTGCAGCGCGTATGGCCAATGCTTCAAGACGTTGGGCATTTGGAGAAAGATGCCCACCAAGAAGGTCGTTACATCAATATGTATGTCACCCCGCTCAAAAAATAATTTCTACTAAATCATTTTGATCTGTTGACGGCAAAACAGGTCAAAATTACTTTTCTTTTAGAATATTTTACTTCAAATAGAAGTACAGAATCCATTCTTTCTTTTTTGAAATATCCATTTATCTTATCGAATAGGATTGCAGAGATACAAAAAATCTTTATAAATCTTTTAGAATATTTGGGTATAATTGCGTCCCATTTTCTGTTAAGTATAGAAAAAATTCAATAGGGAGTAAGCATATGCCTAAAATGAAAAGCGTTAAAGGCGCAGTGAAGCGTTTTAAGATTAAAAAAAGCGGCAAAATCAAAAGAGGAACGGCATTTAGAAGCCACATCCTTACTAAAGTGGACGGTAAACACCACAGAAGCATGAGAAGCCCCAAGCATGTTGACAGCGTAGATGCAAAAAACATTAAAGAGATGATTAACTAAGTTAATCCCACAAAGTAGTTTCCCTCAATATGAGGCAAGTTCAAACAAAAATGTTTGACACCTACTATAACCAAACTTCGGCAGACAGTCTGTATATTAGAAGTTTTAGTACAAGATAAGGTAAAGGAAAAACCATGAGAGTAAAAACAGGTGTCGTTAGACACAGAAGACATAAAAGATTATTAAAACAAGCAAGAGGATTCTATAGCGGAAGAAGAAAACACTTCAGAAAAGCAAAAGAGCAACTTGAGCGTTCATTGGTATATGCTTACAGAGACAGAAGACAGAAAAAAAGAGATTTTAGAAGACTTTGGATTATTCGTATAAATGCAGCCGCAAGATTAAATGACTTGAATTACTCAAGATTTATGCATGGTCTTAAACTGGCAAATATTGAACTTGACAGAAAAATTCTTGCAGACATGGCAATGAATGCACCTGAAGCCTTCACAAAAGTAGCCAGTGCTTCAAAAGCAGCACTAGCAAAATAATTTTGTTTAGAAGTTACGCCTTTGGCGTGCTTCTTTCCTTTCTTTCATTATTAATTTATTTTTTACTACTCCTCATATCAGATAAATCTTTCAAACTTTGTCTATTTAGTGTCGGTTTTCTCATCCAGCTCTTTTGTTATATTATCCAATTCTCTTATAAGCGCTTGCATTTTTATACTCCAGTCTTCAAGAAAACTCTTCGTTTTATTGAGATCAATATTGATATGTGTTTTATTGAGTTCTATGCCCGCCTCTTTTTCGCTAAGTGTGCCGTCCTCAAGATCTTTGCCCAGCGTTTTCATTTTATTTTCCAGTTTGTTGCCCAGATCCTGAAAAAAACCTTTGGTTTTATTGGTGTCGACAGTAAGTATGCCTTTATCTATCGTAACACCTATCTGTGAAAGTTTTGAATCTTTCTCTTTCTCTTCTTTGATTTTTTGATCTGCTATTTCTTTGGCTTTAAGCTCCTCTAGCAGCTGTTCTCTGGCTTCTTGTGCAACTGCTGCATCATGCTGAGCCTGTTTTTCTCTACCGTCTTGGCATCCGCTTAGTGCAAGAAGTACAATACCTGACATCAATATACGCTTCATCATCCACCTCTTTTTATTTTATAAACTAGTTACATATTATTATACAATGATTCGTGGACAAAATATGAAATGAGTGTTTCGCAACAAATGCAAGCAGGGGCACAATGAGACCAATAGTTTTTGGTTTGGGATGTTTTGAGGCTTAGTATTTAAATATTGTTTGAATGACAATTGGAGACCATAGGGCATTTAAGTTAAATTTCAACCAATGTTTATTTTTTGTTAATTTAAAGTTGTTAGAATGGTAGAACGTTTTTTGACATGCGTCATCATGTTGAAATTCAAAGTCTAACAAGAAGGAGTATTTTTGAAGAAATTTTACACACTATTACTTGCAATGTCTCTCTCAACCACAGCAATTTATGCATCTGGAAAATTAATTAATCATACTATAAAAAATGGCGATTCTCTTTATACAATAGCTCGAAAGTATGATACCAGTGTTGCAGAACTCCAAAAGGCCAACAATATTAAGAAGGGAGAGATTCTTAAGCTTGGCAAAGTATTAAAAGTGCCATCGAATGCTAAAACAGACAAAAAAATAGCACAAAAAAATAGTGTAAAATCTACAGCACATACTATTTGCCAAGGTGATACCCTTTTTGCCATAGCCAGAAAGTATCACACAACCGTTGATGGGATCAGGAGAGCAAATGGCATTAAAAGCGGAGAAACACTTAAGCTAGGAAGAATGATACAGGTGCCCCAGAATACAAATATTCAAAACAGCAATAAAAAAATAGTTCAAGTTGCCACCAAGACAACTAAACTAAACAAAGAAGATAAAAAAGCAATAAAAACATTGGTAGCAAAAAATGATCAGTCAAATAAGGCGCTTAAAACAGCTCTTATTTCTCATGCTGCCCCATTGGCAAGCAATCATGCTCAAAAAAATAATCAAAAATTATCTACAAAAGCTACAAAATCAAAATCCGAAAATATTTGTAATGTTGAGCCTACAAGGATTACTTCTTTGGCAAAGCAAAAATTGGGAAAAAAATATGTTTGGGGTGCAACGGGAAACAAAGATACTTTTGATTGTTCAGGTTTGACGACTTATGTATATAAGAAAAATGGTATCAGTTTGCCAAGAAGAGCAATTGCCCAATCAAAAGTAGGGAAAGCGGTAAGTAAAAAAGAGTTGCGCAAGGGAGATCTTGTGTTTTTTGATACATCTAAAAATCGCAAGGGATATATTAATCATGTAGGTATTTATATTGGAGATGGTAAGTTTATCCATGCAAGTTCAGCCAAAAACAAAGTAGTTATAACCGATTTATCAAAATCTTTTTATAATGAAAGATTTAAAGTCGCAAGAAGAGTTACTCCCCCAGCCTCTACATCTCTCTAAAAATTCTAAAGATAAGTACTTTTTTTAAAAACCCTCAAGATTGAGGGTTAGTTTTTGTTTATT is a window encoding:
- a CDS encoding translation initiation factor IF-3, coding for MSKQNDRNRGRKKGDDVIMNDEIRATELRVLGDDGEQYGIIPKAEALSIAEAKGLDLVLVSPDAQPPVAKVMDYGKHKYEVEKKKKEAKKNQKKIEVKEVKFSCKIAENDINYKVKHAREFLEDGKHVKLRVFLRGREMANPEWGIEVLQRVWPMLQDVGHLEKDAHQEGRYINMYVTPLKK
- a CDS encoding dephospho-CoA kinase, whose amino-acid sequence is MSFKYAIALTGGIATGKSSATIILSLYGFRFIDADKIAHQILDEQHMTIAEMFGSDLVLDNKVDRKSLGGIVFADSTKRKILESFLHPLIYNEIERQAHMEEQFQKPYIIDIPLFFEGGRYPIEKSLVVYTTREQQLQRLMQRDKYNQTEASNRIDSQMSIEEKRKKATYIIDNSGGLKQLQHECERAKEAILKDFL
- a CDS encoding threonine--tRNA ligase; translated protein: MSENIIGYIDNQGNIIDTQTAQGSCKAIPIEFDNSQKALEIIRHSTAHLMAQAIAELYPNSQFFVGPVVDEGFYYDFRVTEKIGEEDLKNIEKKMKELIKKKYSIEKYTISKEEALEKFANDDLKLAVFSRITDDTVSIYKQGEFEDLCRGPHVPSLRFLNNFKLTRVAGAYLGGNEKAEMLTRIYGIAFADKESLNAHLTMLEEAKKRDHRKIGTEMELFMFNDEAGAGLPFWMPQGAKLRVKLEEILHKAHRIRGYQPVRGPEILKSDMWRTSGHYACYGENMYLTNIDEQEYGIKPMNCIGHIQIFKQTQKSYRDLPLKFYEYGVVHRHEKSGVLHGLLRVREFTQDDAHIFCTPEQISTVVLDVVEFVDAVMKLFGFNYTMEVATKPDKAIGEDSVWELATQGLKDALDGNSLPYTIDEGGGAFYGPKIDVKITDALGRKWQCGTIQVDFNLPQRFDVEYVAEDNTRRQPVMIHRAILGSFERFIAILTEHYAGEFPFFLAPTQVIFVPIAQSHVAYANTLRQALMLEGIDAEVSDKNDSLNKRIRTAEKQRVPYVVVIGDEEVSTQTVAIRDRRAKEQYNLTQDEFMVKLIQQLQEGKI
- a CDS encoding diaminopimelate epimerase: MTVTKYSGNGNDFIIFIAQEKADRSQLAKKLCHRQNGVGADGMVVVLPHPEYDFEWEFYNADGSHADMCGNASRCVAHFAHEKGISKDNKAEFLTGAGVIRATINGLYVVSDMVEPQILREDIFEYGEMWWLINSGVPHLVAVRENIDAFDLEQARILRQKYNCNVNICKIDGDTMHVRTYERGVEDETLACGTGMVACFIRNHKEGKAPDQIKVHPKSGDELYVSYEDGVYRFGGKVTKTFVAETLI
- a CDS encoding 50S ribosomal protein L20; this translates as MRVKTGVVRHRRHKRLLKQARGFYSGRRKHFRKAKEQLERSLVYAYRDRRQKKRDFRRLWIIRINAAARLNDLNYSRFMHGLKLANIELDRKILADMAMNAPEAFTKVASASKAALAK
- a CDS encoding 50S ribosomal protein L35, with product MPKMKSVKGAVKRFKIKKSGKIKRGTAFRSHILTKVDGKHHRSMRSPKHVDSVDAKNIKEMIN